The Streptomyces sp. NBC_00440 genome contains a region encoding:
- a CDS encoding methionine ABC transporter ATP-binding protein, whose amino-acid sequence MITTTGLTKVYASRGREVTALDGVDLHVREGEVFGVIGQSGAGKSSLIRCVNLLERPTSGTVTVDGTDLTALAGRGSRAGRELRAARSRIGMVFQHFNLLSSRTVQDNVELPLEILGVARRDRARKALELLDLVGLADRAKSYPAQLSGGQKQRVGIARALAGDPKVLLSDEATSALDPETTRSILQLLRDLNQQLGLTVLLITHEMDVVKTVCDSAALMKSGRIVESGTVAELLATPGSELARELFPVGGPLPGTDRTVIDVTFHGESAGRPVISQLSRTYNIDISILGAAMDTVGGNQIGRMRIELPGPFEENVVPIGFLREQGLQIEVAGAEHPALVKEDAK is encoded by the coding sequence GTGATCACCACCACCGGCCTGACGAAGGTCTATGCCTCGCGCGGCCGTGAGGTCACCGCCCTGGACGGCGTCGACCTGCACGTCCGCGAGGGTGAGGTGTTCGGCGTCATCGGCCAGAGCGGCGCCGGGAAGTCCTCGCTCATCCGCTGCGTCAACCTCCTCGAACGCCCCACATCCGGCACCGTGACCGTCGACGGCACCGACCTCACCGCGCTCGCCGGCCGCGGCAGCCGCGCCGGCCGGGAGCTGCGCGCGGCCCGCAGCCGGATCGGCATGGTCTTCCAGCACTTCAACCTGCTGTCCTCGCGCACCGTGCAGGACAACGTCGAACTGCCGCTGGAGATCCTCGGCGTCGCCCGCAGGGACCGCGCCCGCAAGGCGCTCGAACTGCTCGACCTGGTCGGCCTCGCCGACCGCGCGAAGTCCTACCCGGCGCAGCTCTCCGGCGGTCAGAAACAACGCGTCGGCATCGCCCGCGCACTGGCGGGCGACCCGAAGGTGCTGCTCTCCGACGAGGCGACCTCCGCACTCGACCCCGAGACCACCCGGTCGATCCTCCAGCTGCTGCGCGACCTCAACCAGCAGCTCGGTCTCACCGTGCTGCTCATCACGCACGAGATGGACGTCGTCAAGACCGTCTGCGACTCGGCCGCACTGATGAAGAGCGGCCGGATCGTCGAGTCGGGGACCGTCGCCGAACTCCTGGCGACGCCCGGCTCCGAACTCGCCCGCGAGCTGTTCCCGGTGGGCGGCCCGCTGCCGGGTACCGACCGTACGGTCATCGACGTCACCTTCCACGGAGAGAGCGCGGGCCGCCCCGTGATCTCCCAGCTCTCCCGTACCTACAACATCGACATATCGATCCTGGGCGCCGCGATGGACACCGTCGGCGGCAACCAGATCGGCCGGATGCGGATCGAACTGCCCGGCCCCTTCGAGGAGAACGTCGTGCCGATCGGATTCCTCCGCGAACAGGGCCTCCAGATCGAAGTGGCAGGCGCCGAGCACCCCGCACTGGTCAAGGAGGACGCCAAGTGA
- a CDS encoding GNAT family N-acetyltransferase, protein MGMSVTISAATAQDAEQILKLQYLCYQSEAELYGDYSIEPLTQTLDALRAELAEGHGLVARLGSEVVASVRGGVDASGTARIAKLIVHPRMQRHGIGGRLLTAIEGKFAADPAARRFQLFTGHRSEGNLRLYRSHGYVPVSTESTGGAVTVVTLEKEAGARAYVKSA, encoded by the coding sequence ATGGGCATGAGCGTGACCATCTCAGCGGCGACTGCGCAGGACGCCGAGCAGATTCTGAAACTCCAGTACCTGTGTTACCAGAGCGAGGCCGAGCTCTACGGCGACTACTCCATCGAGCCGCTCACCCAGACACTCGACGCGCTGCGGGCCGAACTCGCCGAAGGCCACGGGCTGGTGGCGCGCCTGGGCAGCGAGGTGGTGGCCTCGGTGCGCGGCGGGGTGGACGCATCGGGCACGGCCCGGATAGCCAAGCTGATCGTGCATCCGAGGATGCAGCGGCACGGCATCGGTGGCCGGCTGCTCACCGCCATCGAGGGCAAGTTCGCGGCGGACCCGGCCGCCCGCCGCTTCCAGCTGTTCACCGGCCACCGGAGCGAGGGCAATCTGCGGCTGTACCGCAGCCACGGATATGTACCGGTCTCGACCGAGAGCACCGGCGGCGCGGTCACCGTGGTGACGCTGGAGAAGGAGGCCGGGGCGCGCGCATATGTGAAGAGCGCCTGA
- a CDS encoding sigma-70 family RNA polymerase sigma factor, with protein sequence MDLVTELSPLLAAEAAAEAAASGVDPADLEQAVWVRLLEQTPAEPRRWVRSAVRAEADRARQQAGRELPYAVEPYADPEARPERAVLAAERRRAVRAAVSRTPGRCPRLLTAMLSPADPTYREIAGELGMSQGSLGPVRSRCLGCLRRMLTAEVAAGGRWGKER encoded by the coding sequence ATGGATCTCGTCACCGAACTGAGCCCGCTGCTCGCTGCCGAGGCGGCCGCCGAAGCCGCCGCGTCCGGAGTGGACCCCGCCGATCTCGAACAGGCCGTCTGGGTACGGCTGCTGGAGCAGACCCCCGCCGAACCCCGGCGCTGGGTCCGCTCCGCCGTACGGGCCGAGGCGGACCGGGCGCGGCAGCAGGCCGGGCGGGAACTGCCGTACGCCGTCGAGCCGTACGCGGACCCCGAGGCACGGCCCGAGCGTGCCGTGCTCGCAGCCGAGCGGCGCCGCGCGGTGCGGGCCGCCGTGAGCCGGACGCCCGGGCGCTGCCCCCGGCTGCTCACCGCGATGCTCTCGCCCGCCGACCCCACCTACCGGGAGATCGCCGGGGAGTTGGGTATGTCACAGGGGAGTCTGGGGCCGGTTCGTTCCCGATGTCTGGGATGTCTGCGGAGAATGCTGACGGCGGAGGTTGCGGCCGGGGGCCGGTGGGGAAAGGAGCGTTAG
- a CDS encoding glycerophosphodiester phosphodiesterase, which yields MSQGGQTGPGRRTLLGAAVLGTAALGLSGTANAAAPGTGHGAPDGGRGTTYKDLPVPTVIGHRGTAGYRPEHTLGSYQHALDLGADIIEQDVVPTGDGHLVCRHENDISATTDVSAHPRFADRRTTKSVDGTAVTGWFTEDFTLAELRTLRAKERIPANRQHNTLYDGRWPVPTFEEVLRWAEQRGRERGRPVWLYTETKHPTYFRGLGLGLEERLVALLRKYGRDRRSSPQFVQSFEPSSIQRLARLAGTPGIVLLSGPAGRPWDFVQSGDPRTVADLQTPAGLKWIASYAQGIGPTLDSVIPKDGDGRLTEPTTLVRDAHAQGLLLHPYTMRNENTFLPADFRRGTDPNAYGDAFGAFRVYFATGIDGVFSDNADTALLAAADHRAR from the coding sequence ATGTCGCAAGGCGGACAGACAGGACCCGGACGGCGCACACTGCTCGGCGCGGCGGTGCTCGGCACGGCCGCGCTGGGGCTCTCCGGTACGGCGAACGCGGCAGCGCCCGGCACCGGCCACGGCGCGCCGGACGGCGGTCGCGGCACCACGTACAAGGACCTGCCCGTGCCCACGGTCATCGGTCACCGCGGAACGGCCGGCTACCGGCCCGAGCACACACTCGGTTCGTACCAGCACGCTCTCGACCTCGGCGCCGACATCATCGAGCAGGACGTGGTCCCCACCGGGGACGGGCACCTCGTCTGCCGTCATGAGAACGACATCTCCGCGACCACGGACGTCTCGGCGCACCCGCGGTTCGCGGACCGCAGGACCACGAAGTCGGTCGACGGGACGGCCGTCACCGGATGGTTCACCGAGGACTTCACCCTCGCCGAACTCCGGACCCTCCGGGCCAAGGAGCGTATTCCGGCCAACCGCCAGCACAACACGCTCTACGACGGCCGCTGGCCGGTCCCCACCTTCGAAGAGGTGCTGCGCTGGGCGGAACAGAGAGGCCGTGAGCGCGGCAGGCCGGTCTGGCTCTACACCGAGACCAAGCACCCCACCTACTTCCGCGGGCTCGGCCTCGGCCTTGAGGAGCGTCTGGTCGCGCTGTTGCGCAAGTACGGCCGGGACCGGCGCAGTTCCCCGCAGTTCGTCCAGTCCTTCGAACCCAGCTCCATCCAGCGCCTCGCCCGGCTCGCCGGCACCCCGGGCATCGTGCTGCTCTCCGGTCCGGCCGGCCGGCCCTGGGACTTCGTGCAGTCGGGGGACCCGCGCACGGTCGCCGACCTCCAGACCCCGGCAGGGCTGAAGTGGATCGCCTCCTACGCCCAGGGCATCGGCCCCACACTCGACTCGGTCATCCCGAAGGACGGGGACGGCCGGCTCACCGAGCCCACCACCCTGGTGCGGGACGCCCATGCGCAGGGCCTGCTCCTCCACCCGTACACGATGCGCAACGAGAACACCTTCCTGCCCGCGGACTTCCGGCGCGGTACGGACCCGAACGCCTACGGCGACGCCTTCGGCGCGTTCCGGGTGTACTTCGCGACGGGCATCGACGGGGTCTTCTCGGACAACGCGGACACGGCGCTGCTCGCGGCCGCCGACCACCGCGCCCGCTGA
- a CDS encoding lysophospholipid acyltransferase family protein: MSRLALIKAVLGPIMRLMFRPRVEGASNIPGTGPVILAGNHLTFIDSMIMPICLQRQVFFIGKDEYVTGKGLKGRLMAWFFTGVGMIPVDRDGGRGGVAALMTGRQVLEDGKAFSIYPEGTRSPDGRLYRGRTGIARLTLMTGAPVVPFAMIGTDKLQPNGSGLPRPGKVTVRFGEPMEFSRYDGMDRDRYVLRAVTDSVMAEVMRLSGQEYVDMYATKAKAA, from the coding sequence TTGTCCCGACTCGCACTCATCAAGGCAGTGCTCGGACCGATCATGCGTCTGATGTTCCGCCCGCGGGTGGAGGGCGCCTCGAACATCCCGGGGACGGGACCGGTCATCCTCGCCGGTAACCACCTCACGTTCATCGACTCGATGATCATGCCGATCTGCCTCCAGCGGCAGGTCTTTTTCATCGGCAAGGACGAGTACGTGACGGGCAAGGGGCTGAAGGGCCGTCTGATGGCCTGGTTCTTCACCGGTGTCGGGATGATCCCGGTGGACCGCGACGGTGGACGCGGCGGCGTCGCCGCCCTGATGACCGGCCGCCAGGTGCTGGAGGACGGCAAGGCGTTCTCGATCTACCCGGAGGGCACCCGCTCCCCCGACGGACGGCTGTACCGCGGCCGTACGGGCATCGCGCGTCTCACGCTGATGACGGGCGCGCCCGTGGTGCCGTTCGCGATGATCGGTACGGACAAGCTCCAGCCGAACGGCTCGGGTCTGCCGCGGCCCGGCAAGGTCACGGTCCGCTTCGGTGAGCCGATGGAGTTCTCGCGCTACGACGGCATGGACCGCGACCGCTATGTGCTGCGCGCGGTCACCGACTCGGTGATGGCCGAGGTCATGCGCCTGTCCGGTCAGGAGTACGTCGACATGTACGCCACGAAGGCGAAGGCCGCCTGA
- a CDS encoding MFS transporter: MTGTTRRTSDSGATRGPGRWLALAVLVLAVLLVAVDATVLGLATPFLSEDLKPSGTQLLWIGDIYSFVIAGLLVSMGSLGDRIGRKKLLLSGSVAFGAISVLNAYANSPEMMIAARALLGIAGATLMPSTLALIRNIFHDPKERSLAVGIWGAAASAGTAVGPVVGGFLLENFWWGSVFLINLPVMLVLVLVGLKVLPESRDPNPGPWDLVSVGLSLVGVMAVVYAVKEAAANGFHWDNLAAGAVGLLALLWFARRQLTLDSPLLDMRLFHHRGFSGAVLADLLTILGLSGLVFFLSQFLQLVQGRSPLAAGLIELPAAVGAVATGLMAGYLARKASVRSAVAGGLSAVAVALAGCVWVSASTGVVALGLALFFGGLGAGLAFTVTSDVLLSSVPKDQAGAASAVSETAYELGTALGIALLGSVVTGIYRGFSIPQGVPAHAAVEAHESLGGAVEAAKTLPHDQGAALLSSAQEAFTHGFQAAAAVGSIVLFATAVTSWFLLRGQKLHV; encoded by the coding sequence ATGACCGGTACCACCCGGCGGACGAGCGACTCCGGGGCCACTCGCGGTCCCGGCCGCTGGCTCGCCCTCGCCGTGCTCGTCCTCGCCGTGCTGCTGGTCGCGGTCGACGCGACGGTGCTCGGCCTGGCGACGCCCTTCCTGAGCGAGGACCTCAAGCCATCGGGCACCCAGCTCCTGTGGATCGGCGACATCTACTCGTTCGTCATCGCGGGACTGCTGGTCTCCATGGGCAGCCTCGGCGACCGGATCGGCCGCAAGAAGCTGCTGCTCTCCGGCTCTGTCGCCTTCGGCGCGATCTCCGTACTGAACGCCTACGCGAACAGCCCCGAGATGATGATCGCCGCCCGGGCGCTGCTCGGCATCGCGGGCGCCACCCTGATGCCGTCCACCCTCGCGCTGATCCGCAACATCTTCCACGACCCGAAGGAGCGCAGCCTCGCCGTCGGGATCTGGGGCGCGGCCGCTTCGGCCGGTACCGCGGTCGGTCCGGTGGTCGGCGGGTTCCTGCTGGAGAACTTCTGGTGGGGCTCGGTCTTCCTCATCAATCTGCCGGTGATGCTGGTGCTCGTCCTGGTCGGCCTGAAGGTGCTGCCCGAGTCGCGCGACCCGAACCCCGGCCCGTGGGACCTGGTCAGTGTGGGCCTTTCCCTGGTCGGCGTGATGGCGGTGGTGTACGCGGTGAAGGAGGCGGCGGCCAACGGCTTCCACTGGGACAACCTGGCGGCCGGGGCCGTCGGTCTGCTGGCCCTGCTCTGGTTCGCCCGTCGCCAGCTGACCCTGGATTCGCCGCTGCTCGATATGCGGCTCTTCCACCACCGCGGTTTCTCCGGCGCGGTGCTGGCCGATCTGCTGACCATTCTCGGCCTCTCCGGTCTGGTGTTCTTCCTCTCGCAGTTCCTCCAGCTGGTGCAGGGGCGCTCCCCGCTGGCCGCCGGGCTGATCGAACTTCCCGCCGCGGTGGGAGCGGTCGCCACCGGGCTGATGGCCGGATACCTGGCGCGCAAGGCGTCGGTCCGCAGCGCCGTGGCCGGCGGTCTGTCGGCGGTCGCGGTGGCCCTCGCGGGCTGTGTGTGGGTCAGTGCGTCGACCGGTGTGGTGGCCCTGGGGCTTGCCCTGTTCTTCGGCGGGCTCGGAGCGGGCCTGGCCTTCACCGTGACCTCCGACGTGCTGCTCTCCAGCGTCCCCAAGGACCAGGCGGGCGCGGCGTCCGCCGTGTCCGAGACCGCGTACGAACTGGGTACGGCTCTGGGGATCGCCCTGCTCGGCTCGGTGGTCACCGGGATCTACCGGGGCTTCTCCATCCCGCAGGGGGTCCCCGCCCACGCCGCGGTCGAGGCCCATGAGTCACTCGGCGGCGCCGTGGAAGCGGCGAAGACCCTGCCGCACGACCAGGGCGCCGCCCTGCTCTCCTCCGCGCAGGAGGCCTTCACACACGGCTTCCAGGCGGCCGCCGCGGTCGGCTCCATCGTCCTGTTCGCCACGGCGGTGACCTCGTGGTTCCTGCTCAGGGGACAGAAGCTGCACGTCTGA
- a CDS encoding TetR/AcrR family transcriptional regulator, whose protein sequence is MTVDRDQVLRTAATLLTRKATATMDEVARAAGIGRATLHRHFAGRDALVRALEEFGIAEFEAALDAARTDEGPAVEALRRLIAEVQPAAGLLAFLVTENELFEGEGVNEGWDRLDARVCALFRRGQEAGELRIDLTPAWLTEAFYGLIGTCAWAIQDGRVAANDFSYMIAELLLGGAQRSVEQ, encoded by the coding sequence ATGACTGTCGACCGGGACCAGGTGCTGCGCACCGCCGCCACCCTGCTCACCCGTAAGGCGACCGCCACCATGGACGAGGTCGCCAGGGCGGCAGGCATCGGCAGGGCCACCCTCCACCGGCACTTCGCCGGACGGGACGCGCTGGTCAGGGCCCTGGAGGAGTTCGGCATCGCGGAGTTCGAGGCGGCGCTCGACGCGGCCAGGACCGACGAGGGACCGGCGGTGGAGGCGCTGCGGCGCCTGATCGCCGAGGTCCAGCCCGCCGCCGGACTGCTCGCCTTCCTCGTCACCGAGAACGAACTCTTCGAGGGTGAAGGGGTGAACGAGGGCTGGGACCGGCTCGACGCCCGGGTCTGCGCCCTCTTCCGGCGCGGCCAGGAGGCCGGGGAGCTCCGGATCGACCTCACCCCCGCCTGGCTGACCGAGGCGTTCTACGGGCTCATCGGCACCTGCGCCTGGGCGATACAGGACGGCCGGGTGGCGGCCAATGACTTCTCTTACATGATCGCCGAGTTGCTGCTCGGCGGCGCACAACGGAGCGTGGAGCAATGA
- a CDS encoding ribose-phosphate diphosphokinase — MRDIAVFSGSAHPELAEEVTAHLGVPLSPVRVNRFANDCLEVQLQANCRERDVFLIQPLVTPVQENLVELLLMCDAARGASAGRITVVMPHYAYARSDKKDAPRISIGGRLVADLLVNSGASRVLALTLHSPQVHGFFSVPVDHLHALRELAEHFRGYDVSRTTVVSPDLGNAKEAAAFARMLGVQVAAGAKQRFADDRVAISSVIGEVAGRDIIVLDDEIAKGSTVLELLDRLRELGARSIRVACTHGLFAAGALKRLSDQPDVLEIVCTNTVPIPPREHTDKLTVLSIAPALAEAMRRIHNGESVSALFDAS, encoded by the coding sequence GTGCGAGACATCGCTGTGTTCAGCGGTAGCGCCCACCCCGAATTGGCCGAGGAGGTCACCGCGCATCTGGGCGTACCCCTGAGCCCGGTGCGGGTCAACCGGTTCGCCAACGACTGCCTGGAGGTCCAGCTCCAGGCCAACTGCCGTGAGCGTGACGTCTTCCTGATCCAGCCCCTGGTCACCCCGGTGCAGGAGAACCTCGTCGAGCTGCTGCTGATGTGCGACGCGGCCCGCGGCGCGTCGGCCGGCCGGATCACCGTGGTGATGCCGCACTACGCCTACGCCCGTTCGGACAAGAAGGACGCGCCGCGGATCTCCATCGGGGGCCGGCTGGTGGCCGACCTGCTGGTGAACTCCGGGGCGAGCCGGGTGCTGGCACTGACCCTGCACTCGCCCCAGGTGCACGGGTTCTTCTCGGTCCCGGTGGACCATCTGCACGCCCTGCGGGAGCTGGCCGAGCACTTCCGCGGCTACGACGTCTCGCGCACCACGGTCGTCTCGCCGGACCTCGGCAACGCCAAGGAGGCGGCGGCCTTCGCACGGATGCTGGGCGTCCAGGTGGCGGCGGGCGCCAAGCAGCGCTTCGCCGACGACCGAGTGGCCATCAGCTCCGTCATCGGCGAGGTCGCGGGCCGCGACATCATCGTCCTGGACGACGAGATCGCCAAGGGCAGCACCGTACTGGAACTCCTCGACCGGCTCCGCGAGTTGGGCGCCAGGTCGATCCGGGTGGCCTGTACGCACGGGCTCTTCGCCGCCGGAGCGCTCAAGCGGCTCTCGGACCAGCCCGACGTGCTGGAGATCGTCTGCACGAACACCGTGCCGATACCGCCCCGTGAGCACACCGACAAGCTCACGGTCCTCTCCATCGCCCCGGCGCTGGCCGAGGCGATGCGGCGGATCCACAACGGCGAATCGGTGAGCGCGCTCTTCGACGCGTCCTGA
- a CDS encoding aldo/keto reductase: protein MPFARLTAATTPTAHIGLGLAAVGRPGYINLGRDQDLPADRTPEALLARTHELLDAAYAQGVRYFDVARSYGRAEAFLAEWLNARPAVQDVVIGSKWGYTYTADWRTDAEVHEVKDHSVATFDRQRTETGMLLGERLDLYQIHSLTADSPALTDTELHARLAGLAAEGVTIGFSTSGPAQADTVRAALGVEVGGEPLFRAVQSTYNLLDPSVGEALAEANEAGLSVIVKEAVANGRLAGSAAPAPLRDIAEETGTTPDAVALAAILRRPWATVVLSGAATAVQLSANLHAAVADLGDEQLERLAGLREEPAAYWQQRAKLPWH, encoded by the coding sequence ATGCCCTTCGCCCGCCTCACGGCAGCGACCACCCCCACGGCCCACATCGGACTCGGTCTGGCAGCCGTGGGCAGGCCGGGCTACATCAACCTCGGCCGCGACCAGGACCTGCCCGCCGACCGGACCCCTGAGGCCCTGCTCGCCCGTACGCATGAACTCCTGGACGCCGCCTACGCGCAGGGCGTGCGCTACTTCGACGTCGCACGCTCCTACGGCCGCGCCGAGGCCTTCCTCGCCGAGTGGCTGAATGCCAGGCCCGCCGTCCAGGACGTCGTGATCGGCAGCAAGTGGGGCTACACCTACACCGCCGACTGGCGCACCGACGCCGAGGTCCACGAGGTCAAGGACCACAGCGTCGCCACCTTCGACCGGCAGCGCACCGAGACCGGCATGCTGCTCGGTGAACGGCTCGACCTCTACCAGATCCACTCCCTGACCGCCGACAGCCCGGCCCTGACCGACACCGAACTGCACGCCAGGCTGGCGGGCCTCGCGGCGGAAGGCGTGACGATCGGGTTCTCCACGAGCGGCCCCGCCCAGGCGGACACCGTCCGGGCCGCGCTCGGGGTCGAGGTCGGCGGCGAACCGCTCTTCCGCGCGGTGCAGAGCACCTACAACCTGCTGGACCCCTCGGTCGGAGAGGCGCTGGCGGAGGCCAACGAGGCAGGGCTCTCCGTGATCGTCAAGGAGGCGGTGGCCAACGGCCGTCTCGCCGGCAGCGCCGCCCCGGCGCCGCTGCGGGACATCGCCGAGGAGACCGGTACGACCCCCGACGCCGTCGCGCTGGCCGCGATCCTGCGCCGCCCCTGGGCGACGGTGGTGCTCTCCGGGGCGGCCACCGCCGTACAGCTGTCGGCCAATCTGCACGCGGCGGTGGCCGACCTCGGCGACGAGCAGCTGGAGCGGCTGGCCGGACTGCGGGAGGAGCCCGCGGCGTACTGGCAGCAGCGGGCGAAGCTGCCCTGGCACTGA
- the argH gene encoding argininosuccinate lyase, with amino-acid sequence MSSNTGDVRLWGGRFADGPAEALAQLSASVHFDWRLAPYDIAGSRAHARALHTAGLLTVDELDRMQDGLDRLAADVADGSFTGTVADEDVHTALERGLLERVGPDLGGKLRAGRSRNDQIATLFRMYLRDHARTIGGLIAGLQDALVGLAEAHPDVAMPGRTHLQHAQPVLFAHHVLAHAQSLARDAERLRQWDDRTAVSPYGSGALAGSSLGLDPEAVAADLGFERGSAGNSIDGTASRDFAAEFAFITAMIGVNLSRIAEEIIIWNTKEFSFVTLHDAFSTGSSIMPQKKNPDIAELARGKSGRLIGNLTGLLATLKALPLAYNRDLQEDKEPVFDSCDQLEVLLPAFTGMMATLTVHRERLEELAPAGFSLATDIAEWLVKQGVPFRVAHEVAGECVKECERHGIELDQLTDEQFAKISEHLTPEVRTVLDVPGALASRNGRGGTAPSAVAAQLIEVKANLVIQHAWAAAKK; translated from the coding sequence GTGAGCAGCAACACCGGTGACGTCCGGCTCTGGGGCGGACGTTTCGCCGACGGCCCCGCCGAGGCGCTGGCCCAGCTGTCCGCCTCCGTCCACTTCGACTGGCGGCTCGCCCCGTACGACATCGCCGGCTCCCGCGCCCACGCCCGCGCGCTGCACACGGCCGGGCTGCTCACGGTGGACGAACTGGACCGGATGCAGGACGGCCTCGACCGGCTGGCGGCGGACGTCGCCGACGGATCGTTCACCGGTACCGTCGCCGACGAGGACGTCCACACCGCACTGGAGCGGGGACTCCTGGAGCGCGTCGGCCCCGACCTCGGCGGCAAGCTGCGGGCCGGCCGGTCCCGCAACGACCAGATCGCCACCCTCTTCCGGATGTACCTCCGCGACCACGCCCGGACCATCGGCGGTCTGATCGCCGGTCTCCAGGACGCGCTGGTCGGCCTCGCCGAGGCGCACCCGGACGTGGCGATGCCCGGCCGTACCCATCTCCAGCACGCCCAGCCCGTCCTCTTCGCCCACCATGTGCTGGCCCACGCCCAATCGCTGGCCCGGGACGCCGAGCGGCTGCGCCAGTGGGACGACCGCACCGCGGTCTCGCCGTACGGATCGGGGGCGCTCGCCGGGTCCTCGCTGGGGCTCGACCCCGAAGCGGTCGCGGCGGACCTCGGCTTCGAGCGCGGCTCGGCCGGCAACTCGATCGACGGCACCGCCTCGCGGGACTTCGCCGCCGAGTTCGCCTTCATCACGGCGATGATCGGCGTCAACCTCTCGCGGATCGCCGAGGAGATCATCATCTGGAACACGAAGGAGTTCTCCTTCGTCACCCTCCACGACGCCTTCTCCACCGGCTCGTCGATCATGCCGCAGAAGAAGAACCCGGACATCGCGGAGCTGGCGCGCGGCAAGTCCGGCCGGCTGATCGGCAATCTGACGGGGCTGCTGGCCACCCTGAAGGCGCTGCCGCTCGCGTACAACCGCGACCTCCAGGAGGACAAGGAGCCGGTCTTCGACTCCTGCGACCAGCTGGAGGTACTGCTGCCCGCCTTCACCGGCATGATGGCGACCCTGACCGTGCACCGCGAGCGGCTGGAGGAGCTGGCGCCCGCGGGCTTCTCGCTCGCCACCGACATCGCCGAGTGGCTGGTCAAGCAGGGTGTGCCGTTCCGGGTCGCCCACGAGGTCGCCGGTGAGTGCGTCAAGGAGTGCGAGCGGCACGGCATCGAGCTGGACCAGCTCACGGACGAGCAGTTCGCGAAGATCTCCGAGCATCTGACCCCCGAGGTCCGTACGGTGCTCGACGTGCCCGGCGCGCTGGCCTCCCGCAACGGCCGCGGCGGCACCGCACCGTCTGCGGTCGCCGCACAGCTCATCGAGGTCAAGGCGAACCTGGTCATCCAGCACGCCTGGGCAGCGGCCAAGAAGTAG
- a CDS encoding argininosuccinate synthase translates to MTERVVLAYSGGLDTSVAIGWIAEETGAEVIAVAVDVGQGGEDLDVIRKRALACGAVEAEVADAKDEFAEEYCLPAIKANALYMDRYPLVSALSRPTIVKHLVAAARKHGATTVAHGCTGKGNDQVRFEAGITALGPDLKCIAPVRDYAMTRDKAIAFCEAKNLPIATSKKSPYSIDQNVFGRAVETGFLEDIWNAPIEDVYEYTANPAEPREADEVVISFEAGVPVAIDGSPVTVLQAIQQLNERAGAQGIGRIDMVEDRLVGIKSREIYEAPGAIALITAHQELENVTVERELARYKRQVEQRWGEMVYDGLWFSPLKRALDGFINEANQHVTGDIRMTLHGGRATVTGRKSSESLYDFNLATYDSGDTFDQSKAQGFIEIFGLSAKIAAKRDLA, encoded by the coding sequence GTGACCGAGCGCGTCGTACTCGCCTACTCGGGAGGCCTGGACACCTCTGTCGCCATCGGCTGGATCGCCGAGGAGACGGGCGCCGAGGTCATCGCCGTCGCTGTGGACGTCGGCCAGGGCGGCGAGGACCTGGACGTCATCCGCAAGCGCGCGCTCGCCTGCGGTGCTGTCGAGGCCGAGGTCGCCGACGCCAAGGACGAGTTCGCCGAGGAGTACTGCCTCCCGGCGATCAAGGCCAACGCGCTCTACATGGACCGCTATCCGCTGGTCTCCGCGCTCTCGCGGCCGACCATCGTCAAGCACCTGGTCGCCGCCGCCAGGAAGCACGGCGCCACCACGGTCGCCCACGGCTGCACCGGCAAGGGCAACGACCAGGTCCGCTTCGAGGCCGGCATCACCGCGCTCGGCCCCGACCTCAAGTGCATCGCGCCGGTCCGTGACTACGCGATGACCCGCGACAAGGCCATCGCCTTCTGCGAGGCGAAGAACCTCCCGATCGCGACGTCCAAGAAGTCCCCCTACTCCATCGACCAGAACGTCTTCGGGCGCGCTGTCGAGACGGGCTTCCTGGAGGACATCTGGAACGCGCCGATCGAGGACGTGTACGAGTACACGGCGAACCCGGCGGAGCCGCGCGAGGCCGACGAGGTCGTCATCTCCTTCGAGGCGGGTGTCCCGGTCGCCATCGACGGCAGCCCCGTCACCGTCCTGCAGGCGATCCAGCAGCTCAACGAGCGGGCCGGCGCCCAGGGCATCGGCCGGATCGACATGGTCGAGGACCGGCTCGTCGGCATCAAGTCCCGGGAGATCTACGAGGCGCCCGGCGCCATCGCGCTGATCACCGCCCACCAGGAGCTGGAGAACGTCACGGTCGAGCGCGAACTGGCCCGCTACAAGCGGCAGGTCGAGCAGCGCTGGGGCGAGATGGTCTACGACGGTCTGTGGTTCTCCCCGCTCAAGCGCGCCCTGGACGGCTTCATCAACGAGGCCAACCAGCACGTCACGGGCGACATCCGGATGACGCTGCACGGCGGCCGCGCCACCGTCACCGGCCGCAAGTCCAGTGAGTCCCTGTACGACTTCAACCTGGCGACCTACGACTCGGGCGATACTTTCGACCAGTCCAAGGCGCAGGGCTTCATCGAGATCTTCGGCCTCTCCGCGAAGATCGCGGCCAAGCGCGACCTGGCCTGA